Proteins from one Methanobrevibacter thaueri genomic window:
- a CDS encoding MATE family efflux transporter, translating to MTYERNFDLLNRKFRELFFPTLMVSIAGNFAVLVDAFFISMFMGSLYLSVVQSIEPFVAFINVIYWLIGLGGSILCTMAKAEFNDKKGNAYFTISIIGIIIVGLIITLSTIIFQTSYVQILCHSAQLKPLVTQYFYYYALGIVFECYMVSLAYFIKTDGFINMQFRAFLLCNVVNIVLDVVLMKFLNLGISGAAMATTVGHIVSAIYITLYFFKSNRTLKFIKVKSSELIGYIVDICKAGFSGSSIPLYITIRLVFLNALIVGILGDLGLAAFNMCYNTIFLVDIFILGTSQSILPIAAVYYKEEDYTGVDYVTKRSLKIVIGFGAFFSALFILFPQIVLFIFNVSNPADIPTVINVIRIFSISFIAFAVNNLYMFYAESVQYNKLANIVTLIQGLIFPILFAYLFAYLWGAEGFWASLVVSEFATLLFIFIYSKIIARKSNGEYSGFFLIKKPEDSSVFEFTLEGNVEDAVKLSENIQKSFNDDRLSVLVSMAIEDMIVHIIDINDNVDLIDMIIRENGDYILISIKYSGNSINVMEDESIESNIAILNKISQKIDYSQILGLNNIVIRIK from the coding sequence ATGACATACGAGCGAAATTTTGACTTGTTGAACAGGAAGTTCAGGGAATTGTTTTTCCCCACATTAATGGTTTCAATAGCTGGCAATTTTGCCGTGCTTGTGGATGCCTTCTTCATTAGCATGTTTATGGGATCACTGTACTTGTCTGTTGTTCAAAGCATTGAGCCTTTTGTTGCTTTTATTAATGTTATATACTGGCTAATAGGTTTGGGAGGCAGTATCTTATGCACTATGGCAAAAGCAGAATTTAATGATAAGAAGGGAAATGCATATTTCACGATTTCGATTATTGGAATTATCATTGTCGGGTTAATCATAACCCTCTCAACAATAATATTTCAAACATCCTATGTTCAGATATTATGTCATTCCGCTCAATTAAAACCGTTGGTAACACAATACTTTTACTATTATGCCCTTGGAATTGTATTTGAATGTTATATGGTATCTCTGGCATATTTCATCAAAACTGATGGCTTTATTAATATGCAATTTAGGGCATTTTTACTTTGTAATGTGGTCAATATCGTTCTGGATGTCGTTTTGATGAAATTCTTGAATTTGGGCATTTCCGGTGCGGCAATGGCAACAACTGTCGGACATATTGTCTCAGCAATTTACATTACATTATACTTCTTCAAATCAAACAGAACCTTAAAATTCATTAAAGTTAAATCATCCGAGCTAATTGGTTATATCGTGGATATCTGCAAAGCCGGTTTTTCAGGCTCTTCAATTCCATTATATATTACAATCAGATTGGTATTTTTAAATGCTTTGATTGTTGGAATTTTGGGAGATTTAGGTTTGGCCGCATTTAATATGTGTTATAACACCATATTTTTAGTGGACATTTTTATTTTAGGTACTTCTCAATCAATTTTACCAATTGCTGCCGTCTATTATAAAGAGGAGGATTACACTGGTGTGGATTATGTAACCAAAAGATCCCTTAAAATTGTAATAGGATTTGGAGCATTCTTTTCAGCATTATTCATCTTGTTCCCTCAAATAGTATTGTTCATATTTAATGTAAGCAATCCTGCCGATATCCCTACAGTAATAAACGTGATAAGGATATTCTCCATTAGCTTCATTGCATTTGCAGTCAATAACCTGTACATGTTTTATGCAGAGTCTGTTCAATACAATAAATTGGCAAATATAGTTACTCTCATTCAGGGATTGATTTTCCCTATACTGTTTGCATATCTTTTTGCCTATTTATGGGGAGCGGAAGGATTCTGGGCGTCTCTTGTTGTATCTGAATTTGCAACCTTATTGTTTATTTTCATATATTCCAAAATCATAGCCCGTAAAAGCAACGGTGAATATTCAGGATTTTTCCTGATTAAGAAACCTGAAGACTCATCAGTATTTGAATTCACTCTTGAGGGAAACGTAGAGGATGCAGTCAAATTATCTGAAAACATCCAGAAATCCTTTAATGATGACAGATTATCCGTTCTTGTAAGTATGGCAATTGAGGATATGATTGTCCATATCATTGACATTAACGATAATGTGGATTTAATCGATATGATTATCCGGGAAAATGGGGATTATATTCTAATTTCAATTAAATATTCAGGCAATAGTATAAATGTAATGGAAGACGAGAGTATAGAATCCAATATCGCCATTTTAAACAAGATTTCGCAAAAAATTGATTACTCCCAAATATTGGGTTTGAACAATATTGTAATTAGAATCAAATAG
- a CDS encoding phage holin family protein, with amino-acid sequence MEIIDQKSTPKRSLKRSLIVLIGNVLGIYLISFLGLGVQVHQFDDIILLVLFISLVNSILWPILTRIAMPFLVFTFGFGTLILNGCLLNFFAPLFEIEIQGLAIVLAPIAMAAVTTILSAIITIDDDSSYYRVVLKDAEKKRKTEIKDYPGVIIVEIDGLAHEVLCEAVEKGHMPTVKEMIDSGNYNLRMWETDLSSQTGASQAGILHGNNEGIVAFRWIEKDNDNHMMQCSGPTKVPELEKRISDGNGLLVDNGASRSNLFSGDTDNVIFTFSKILNIKKLYNKAWYSVFSNPSNFARIVALLLADIILEIWSQIIHKIKDIRPRVKRGIAYVITRAFTNVFMREINTSTLIGDMMIGDIDVAYSTYLGYDEIAHHSGVRDNDAWYALRGMDKQIKHLIDANRYSPRDYQFVIQSDHGQTNGATFTQRYGETFEDFVKSLLPKDMKVFAKMDSNQDNVAKEYHPFSRKNKKLEKEKEEEEELGDSEVIVLASGNLAMIYLTQWSQRLTYEELNSYFPEMIPGIIGNEYVGFILVKSQEHGDLAIGKNGIYFLDSGKIEGENPLEGFGDNIVRHLKRTSSFEHTPDILVNSFYDEKADEVCAFEELVGSHGGVGGEQSQPFILHPSTWNVTDEEIVGAENIYRLLKENLAELKK; translated from the coding sequence ATGGAAATCATTGACCAAAAGTCAACACCAAAGCGAAGTTTAAAAAGAAGCTTGATAGTGCTCATTGGAAATGTTTTAGGAATATATCTGATAAGTTTTTTAGGATTGGGAGTCCAGGTGCATCAATTTGACGATATAATCCTTCTTGTACTCTTCATCAGTTTAGTCAATTCCATACTCTGGCCCATTTTAACAAGAATTGCGATGCCGTTTTTGGTATTCACGTTCGGTTTTGGAACATTGATATTAAACGGATGTTTACTTAATTTCTTCGCGCCGCTGTTTGAAATAGAAATTCAGGGTCTCGCAATTGTTCTTGCACCGATTGCAATGGCCGCCGTAACAACCATATTGTCAGCAATAATAACAATCGACGATGACAGTTCATACTATAGGGTTGTTTTAAAAGATGCAGAAAAGAAAAGGAAAACAGAAATCAAAGATTATCCCGGCGTGATAATCGTTGAGATTGACGGGCTTGCTCATGAGGTCTTGTGCGAGGCTGTCGAAAAGGGGCACATGCCTACAGTTAAGGAAATGATCGACAGTGGGAATTACAATCTTAGGATGTGGGAAACTGACCTGTCCTCCCAAACCGGTGCAAGCCAGGCGGGAATTTTGCATGGGAATAACGAGGGCATTGTCGCATTCAGATGGATAGAAAAGGATAATGACAATCATATGATGCAGTGTTCAGGACCCACCAAGGTGCCCGAATTGGAGAAGAGAATTTCCGACGGAAACGGGCTGCTGGTTGACAATGGAGCAAGCAGGTCCAACTTATTTTCAGGTGACACGGACAACGTGATATTCACATTCAGTAAGATATTGAATATTAAAAAGCTATACAATAAGGCTTGGTATTCAGTATTCTCCAATCCAAGTAATTTCGCACGTATAGTTGCCCTGCTTCTTGCAGACATCATACTTGAAATCTGGTCACAGATTATTCATAAAATTAAGGACATTAGGCCAAGAGTAAAGCGTGGCATAGCATACGTTATAACAAGAGCATTTACAAACGTATTCATGAGGGAAATCAACACCTCAACATTGATTGGAGACATGATGATTGGCGATATTGATGTTGCATATTCAACCTACCTGGGTTATGACGAGATTGCTCACCACTCAGGGGTCAGGGACAATGACGCATGGTATGCATTGAGAGGGATGGACAAGCAGATCAAACACCTGATTGATGCAAACAGATACTCCCCTAGGGACTACCAATTCGTAATACAGTCAGATCACGGCCAAACCAACGGAGCCACATTCACACAAAGGTACGGCGAAACGTTCGAGGATTTTGTCAAGTCACTGCTTCCTAAGGACATGAAGGTTTTTGCAAAAATGGATTCAAACCAGGACAATGTTGCTAAGGAATACCATCCATTTTCAAGGAAAAATAAGAAACTCGAAAAGGAAAAAGAAGAGGAAGAGGAATTGGGCGATTCTGAAGTAATCGTGTTGGCTTCAGGCAATCTTGCAATGATTTATCTGACCCAATGGAGCCAAAGGCTGACATATGAGGAACTCAATAGCTATTTCCCGGAAATGATACCTGGAATCATTGGAAACGAATATGTCGGTTTCATTCTGGTCAAATCCCAGGAACATGGGGACTTGGCCATTGGAAAAAATGGAATCTATTTCCTCGACAGCGGCAAGATTGAAGGGGAAAACCCTCTTGAAGGCTTTGGAGACAACATCGTCAGACACTTGAAGAGAACCAGTTCATTTGAACACACCCCGGACATTCTGGTCAACAGCTTTTATGACGAGAAGGCCGATGAGGTATGCGCATTTGAGGAACTGGTCGGAAGCCACGGTGGAGTTGGAGGGGAACAGTCCCAACCGTTCATATTGCATCCTTCAACATGGAATGTCACTGATGAGGAGATTGTCGGTGCGGAAAACATTTACAGGTTATTGAAGGAAAATCTGGCCGAATTGAAAAAATAA
- a CDS encoding DUF4870 domain-containing protein has translation METEKILAIIGYILAILFPLIGVIYGLVLYFAKGDDEYVKKHAKYIIIVGVVMMLISVILVSILGVSMLGMAAMS, from the coding sequence ATGGAAACTGAAAAAATTCTTGCGATTATTGGTTATATCCTTGCAATATTATTCCCGCTAATTGGTGTAATCTACGGTTTGGTATTATACTTCGCTAAAGGCGATGATGAATATGTCAAAAAACACGCTAAATATATCATTATTGTCGGTGTAGTGATGATGTTAATTTCAGTAATTTTAGTATCAATACTTGGTGTATCAATGCTTGGAATGGCTGCAATGAGTTAA
- a CDS encoding amino acid ABC transporter substrate-binding protein, giving the protein MKKIILFTAISLTIFLLIGAVSAESMFDFYSDESNVENSDDTFVIGFNSIFPPFGYSDENGNFTGFDLDLAKEVCKRNNWTFRAQPIIDWNTKELELDSNEIDCIWSEFTINGREDDYTWSEPYFNNTPVFVVKNDSGINTLDDLKGKNVEILEGSSALNSLNNQNSTLKDGFGSLTEIKDYNTGFMDLESGVCDALVADIGLAHYQVKKNENHKDFNILDEPLSGEHYGIGFKKGNTELRDQVQKTLDEMFKDGTVDKIAQKYSDYQIPEGLIYPDN; this is encoded by the coding sequence ATGAAAAAAATAATTTTATTTACAGCAATATCACTAACAATATTCTTATTGATTGGTGCGGTAAGTGCAGAAAGCATGTTTGATTTCTATAGTGACGAATCAAATGTAGAAAATTCAGATGACACTTTTGTAATCGGATTCAACAGTATTTTTCCGCCATTTGGATATTCGGATGAAAATGGAAACTTCACCGGTTTTGATTTGGACCTTGCAAAAGAGGTTTGTAAGAGGAACAACTGGACTTTCAGAGCACAACCAATTATTGACTGGAATACAAAAGAATTGGAGCTAGACAGTAATGAAATTGATTGTATCTGGTCCGAATTTACTATCAATGGAAGGGAAGATGACTATACCTGGTCTGAACCTTACTTCAACAACACTCCAGTGTTTGTTGTTAAAAATGATTCCGGAATAAACACTTTAGATGATTTAAAAGGAAAAAATGTTGAAATTTTAGAGGGCAGCTCCGCATTGAACAGTTTAAATAATCAAAATTCTACTTTAAAAGACGGTTTCGGGTCATTAACTGAAATTAAGGATTATAACACCGGGTTCATGGACCTGGAATCAGGAGTTTGTGACGCATTGGTTGCAGACATTGGACTCGCACATTACCAAGTTAAGAAAAATGAGAACCATAAGGATTTCAATATTCTTGACGAACCGTTAAGCGGAGAACATTACGGTATTGGATTTAAAAAAGGAAATACCGAGTTAAGGGACCAGGTTCAAAAAACATTGGATGAAATGTTCAAAGATGGAACAGTTGATAAGATTGCTCAAAAATACAGCGATTACCAAATTCCCGAAGGCTTAATCTATCCGGATAATTAG
- a CDS encoding ABC1 kinase family protein, with amino-acid sequence MDKETKERLGEIRAALKKYGFDEILGQTAKSKIRRNEDDSPSLLLDDELPVKLRLMLQDLGTTFIKLGQLMSTRPDVVGEKIANELANLQDDNPAISYDQVKKIVERELHGSIDELFEEFSEQHLATASIGQVHEAKLITGERVAVKVQKEGITDKIDLDLRIMKYVANRADKFNADLRKINLPGIMDEFDRSIHKEIDYNNEFMNMQRIELNFEDNPDIHIPATYSKYCSSKVLTMEFIDGAKLNEVYESTGDEFDKKLLAKNVLDSYLQQLFIDGFFHGDPHPGNIMILENNVVCYLDLGMMGFFDEEFKKNLSELMVLFVDQDVDGLINQLMYMDILDYDIETRTLKRDLNDLFGRYFGVELNRFNGVLEELLNLMQEYGVILPNEFVTMARGLSMVEAIAQNLDPEIDVFASIKPVAKQIAMQRLNPKQYLKGKKSNLILYEHMLQSLPKLLTRTIHKIDNEELQFRFEVDITDKVSIIALVSALIIGSSVVSFGPRVFDMPVISLIGYIIAIILSIIGLKKFVLK; translated from the coding sequence ATGGATAAGGAAACAAAAGAACGTTTGGGTGAAATCCGAGCCGCATTAAAAAAATACGGCTTCGATGAGATTTTAGGCCAAACCGCTAAAAGTAAAATACGTAGAAACGAAGATGATTCACCTAGTCTTTTATTGGATGATGAACTTCCGGTTAAATTAAGACTCATGCTTCAGGACTTGGGAACCACTTTCATCAAGTTGGGTCAGCTAATGAGTACCCGTCCGGATGTTGTCGGGGAAAAGATTGCAAATGAATTGGCAAACCTGCAGGATGACAATCCGGCCATAAGCTATGACCAGGTTAAGAAAATAGTCGAAAGGGAACTTCACGGAAGCATCGACGAATTGTTCGAAGAGTTTTCAGAGCAACACCTGGCGACCGCATCAATCGGTCAGGTTCATGAAGCAAAATTGATCACTGGTGAAAGGGTTGCAGTCAAAGTCCAAAAAGAGGGCATCACAGACAAGATAGACCTTGACTTAAGGATAATGAAATATGTCGCAAACCGTGCGGACAAATTTAACGCCGATTTGAGAAAGATCAATCTTCCAGGAATCATGGACGAGTTTGACCGTTCTATTCACAAGGAAATCGATTACAATAATGAATTCATGAATATGCAACGCATTGAATTGAACTTTGAAGATAACCCGGACATACACATTCCAGCAACCTACTCCAAGTATTGCAGCTCAAAGGTTTTGACCATGGAGTTCATAGACGGTGCAAAGTTAAACGAAGTGTATGAAAGCACCGGCGATGAGTTCGACAAGAAACTTTTAGCTAAAAATGTCCTTGATTCATATCTACAACAACTATTCATCGACGGGTTCTTCCATGGAGACCCTCACCCTGGAAACATAATGATTCTGGAAAACAATGTCGTATGTTACCTTGATTTGGGTATGATGGGATTCTTTGATGAGGAATTCAAGAAGAACCTTTCCGAATTGATGGTATTGTTCGTTGATCAGGACGTTGACGGATTGATAAATCAGTTGATGTACATGGATATCCTTGATTATGATATTGAGACAAGAACCTTGAAAAGGGACTTAAATGACCTGTTCGGAAGATATTTTGGTGTTGAACTCAATCGTTTCAATGGAGTTCTGGAGGAACTGCTCAATCTCATGCAGGAATACGGTGTAATCCTTCCAAACGAATTCGTCACAATGGCCAGAGGATTATCAATGGTCGAGGCTATTGCACAGAACTTAGATCCTGAAATAGATGTTTTCGCATCAATCAAACCTGTCGCAAAGCAAATAGCCATGCAAAGATTGAATCCTAAACAGTATCTGAAAGGCAAGAAGAGCAACCTGATTCTGTATGAGCACATGCTTCAGTCATTGCCTAAACTTCTCACAAGGACAATCCACAAGATTGACAATGAGGAACTGCAGTTCAGGTTTGAAGTGGATATCACAGACAAGGTTTCAATAATCGCACTGGTATCCGCACTCATAATCGGTTCATCAGTCGTTTCCTTTGGACCAAGGGTATTTGACATGCCGGTGATTTCCTTAATCGGATATATAATTGCCATAATATTAAGTATCATAGGCCTTAAGAAATTCGTATTGAAATAG
- a CDS encoding BRO family protein: protein MNEKYAIKLFDEYKIRTKWDSEIEDYYYSVIDVIAVLTESKNPNRYWSDLKRKLSDESGQPYENIVRLKLKATDGKMRETDAANTKQLLRIVQSVPSPKAEPFKKWLAQMGKERLEEIADPEIAMQRAINTYRQKGYSEEWITQRMRSIETRKELTAEWNRVGVNEGIEYAILTDDISKAWSGMSTKEYKQYKGLKKEGLRDNMTNLELILNMLAEVSTTEISKVENPDGFEESRDVAKRGGNIAGNARQELEEVTGKSVISKKNSKNPKLLDK from the coding sequence ATGAATGAAAAATATGCTATCAAATTATTTGATGAATATAAAATCAGAACTAAATGGGATTCTGAAATCGAAGATTACTACTATTCAGTAATAGATGTTATTGCAGTTCTTACAGAAAGTAAAAACCCTAACCGATATTGGAGTGACTTAAAAAGAAAACTATCAGATGAATCTGGTCAACCTTACGAAAATATCGTAAGGTTGAAACTCAAAGCTACAGATGGCAAAATGCGTGAAACAGATGCTGCTAACACTAAACAATTATTAAGAATTGTACAATCTGTTCCTTCACCAAAAGCCGAACCATTCAAGAAATGGCTAGCCCAAATGGGTAAAGAAAGACTTGAAGAAATAGCAGACCCTGAAATTGCCATGCAAAGGGCAATCAATACCTACCGCCAAAAAGGTTACTCTGAAGAATGGATAACCCAAAGAATGAGAAGTATTGAAACCAGAAAGGAACTAACCGCTGAATGGAATAGGGTCGGAGTTAACGAAGGAATCGAATATGCAATATTAACAGATGATATCTCAAAAGCATGGTCTGGAATGTCAACAAAAGAATACAAACAATACAAAGGACTTAAAAAAGAAGGTTTAAGAGATAACATGACCAATCTTGAACTAATATTGAACATGTTAGCAGAAGTATCAACAACTGAAATAAGTAAAGTTGAAAATCCTGACGGTTTTGAGGAAAGCCGTGATGTTGCAAAACGTGGTGGGAACATTGCAGGAAATGCCAGACAAGAACTTGAAGAAGTAACTGGTAAATCAGTCATCAGTAAAAAGAATTCTAAAAATCCTAAATTATTGGATAAATAA
- a CDS encoding CPBP family intramembrane glutamic endopeptidase, with the protein MKISKLFEKTKEKEFTTFPATLETYAWYKPILIAIIAIIVSIALSFVALFAIRADPRSSTIMNLILSAVTMIIMIVAIYIGNRLIYKIPFSTQVAPVRKWNWGIYIKTFAISLIVYGIIMAFNFLFSGAKITNNLPISLFILCLILPIFQGFGEEFLCRGLLMQTLGAWFKIPIVAIVLQAVVFAVLHPYQLFSLIGVLCTGLVYGLITWYGQGLEASSAMHSVNNIAAFIAIGFGLQQGAGGNASDPIALLINVAVVVIPAIIVIILDKFNLMGFES; encoded by the coding sequence ATGAAGATATCAAAACTATTTGAAAAAACTAAGGAAAAAGAGTTTACAACATTTCCGGCAACTCTTGAAACATATGCCTGGTATAAGCCTATATTAATAGCGATTATCGCAATAATAGTTTCCATTGCACTTTCATTTGTTGCATTATTTGCTATAAGGGCAGACCCTAGATCAAGCACCATAATGAACCTTATTCTTTCAGCAGTCACAATGATAATAATGATTGTGGCCATTTATATAGGAAACAGACTGATATATAAGATTCCATTTTCCACACAGGTGGCTCCTGTCAGGAAATGGAACTGGGGCATTTACATCAAGACATTCGCTATCTCATTGATTGTCTATGGAATAATTATGGCTTTTAATTTTTTATTTTCCGGAGCGAAGATTACTAACAATCTACCAATATCCCTATTCATATTGTGTTTGATTCTGCCTATATTTCAAGGCTTTGGAGAGGAATTCCTATGCCGTGGTCTATTGATGCAAACCTTAGGGGCATGGTTTAAAATACCGATTGTTGCAATTGTCCTTCAGGCAGTGGTATTTGCCGTATTGCATCCCTACCAACTGTTTTCATTGATAGGCGTGCTTTGTACCGGATTGGTATACGGTTTGATAACATGGTACGGTCAAGGTTTGGAAGCCTCATCAGCAATGCATTCCGTCAACAACATTGCTGCATTCATTGCAATAGGATTTGGCCTTCAGCAAGGAGCGGGCGGAAACGCATCAGACCCAATTGCTCTTTTGATAAATGTTGCCGTTGTGGTCATTCCAGCCATAATCGTCATTATATTGGACAAGTTCAATCTGATGGGCTTTGAAAGTTAG
- a CDS encoding helix-turn-helix domain-containing protein, whose amino-acid sequence MNENLYGMFDKVLQSEYSIIEEGSKKTIELGEDAKYGKMETYSLFDGVIIAFMDINLGNNNNIFFEDKISSRLLQINHCVNGRYSYAVGDDRIVYFGKGDLCVSIYDLTKTISDFPLGYYEGLEIFIDVDVASKHIKTLIPDFDLIDLYESLEGSKGYRLLRANEKIDHVIGEIYCVDDRIKEPYFKLKCLELLLFVSIASETKTESLPLSKNQVDIIENVKNDLINDLESKITIDELADKYGVSKTTLKNFFKEVYGKPIYKWRKEYRLDYACRLIDEGDVS is encoded by the coding sequence ATGAATGAAAATCTTTATGGAATGTTCGATAAGGTTTTACAATCCGAATATTCTATTATAGAAGAGGGTTCAAAAAAGACAATTGAACTGGGAGAAGATGCCAAATACGGAAAAATGGAAACCTACTCATTATTTGATGGGGTAATAATTGCTTTTATGGACATTAACCTTGGCAATAATAATAACATATTTTTTGAAGACAAAATCTCCTCCCGTTTGCTTCAAATCAATCACTGTGTTAATGGCAGATACTCATATGCGGTAGGTGATGACAGGATTGTTTACTTTGGGAAAGGGGATTTGTGTGTTAGCATTTATGATTTGACAAAAACGATTTCTGACTTTCCATTAGGATATTATGAAGGCCTGGAGATTTTCATTGACGTTGATGTTGCAAGCAAACATATCAAAACCCTAATTCCTGATTTTGATTTGATTGATTTATATGAAAGTTTAGAGGGGTCCAAAGGTTATAGGTTGCTTAGGGCAAATGAAAAAATCGATCACGTGATTGGTGAGATATATTGTGTCGATGATAGGATCAAGGAGCCCTATTTCAAATTAAAATGTCTGGAACTGTTGCTCTTTGTCTCTATAGCTAGTGAAACTAAAACAGAATCATTACCCCTTTCTAAAAATCAGGTTGATATTATTGAAAATGTTAAAAATGATCTGATAAATGATTTGGAGAGTAAAATCACCATTGATGAATTGGCGGATAAATATGGCGTTAGCAAAACAACCCTGAAGAATTTCTTCAAGGAAGTTTATGGAAAACCTATTTATAAATGGAGAAAGGAGTACAGACTTGATTATGCCTGTCGATTGATTGACGAGGGAGATGTGAGCTGA
- a CDS encoding ATP-grasp domain-containing protein, with the protein MRNIIIVQCMSTGKNYVQDIIDRNCNPIVLEMKPFGDSEDALIYQEEVKSEYESIENDFDLIYEKDSYEETLEMVRKFDPVVIVPGTEDGVILATKLANDLNLLCNPMESIDAITLKNEMQNRLAENNLRSIKGRVVRSLDEAIEYYDKENLKEVVVKPVYSAASVGVRLCSDRQEMIDAVTEVFSLTGVYGNELTELVIQERINGQEYVVDTVSCDGVHRVTLVWKYNKIKTPEGGNIYDYDITVNELGIGEAELVEYAYDVADALGIKYGPVHGEYMVDEKGPVLIEVNCRPHGSSMDAKFLDMISGQHETDSSLDSYLNPEKFNLERLKGYHPFAQGVVKSFIVPKDLIAKSSPMDSLGINLKSVYKTDVSIKKPQAFHKTQDLETIGGTVYLVHEDPLQVQKDVDFLRNVEKRAFQLVLSEELHENVDIDEEKIKNDTASLINDIKPYGTCLLVTEDIYDDLDLSQVTEENLDDVKGKFNCVVINLNRSLVNKKDDEIARLFLNILDKVKFGGLVFIPKTTYDYMPNSRLGAEALVKVLDFKIEMPLHKLNRMIIASRI; encoded by the coding sequence ATGAGAAATATTATTATAGTTCAGTGTATGTCTACAGGCAAAAATTACGTTCAAGACATTATCGATAGAAATTGCAATCCAATCGTTTTAGAAATGAAGCCTTTTGGAGATTCCGAAGATGCATTAATCTATCAGGAAGAAGTGAAAAGTGAATATGAATCTATAGAAAATGACTTTGATTTGATATATGAGAAAGACTCCTATGAAGAAACGCTTGAGATGGTTAGAAAATTTGATCCTGTAGTCATTGTTCCAGGTACCGAGGATGGGGTGATACTGGCCACAAAATTGGCGAATGACTTGAATCTGTTATGCAATCCCATGGAAAGTATTGATGCAATAACTTTAAAAAACGAAATGCAAAACAGATTGGCCGAAAACAATCTGCGTTCTATCAAGGGACGGGTTGTCAGGTCTCTGGATGAGGCTATCGAATATTATGATAAGGAAAACCTGAAGGAAGTCGTGGTGAAGCCCGTATACAGCGCGGCATCCGTGGGCGTGAGGCTATGCTCAGACAGACAGGAAATGATTGATGCCGTGACCGAAGTTTTTAGTTTAACAGGCGTTTACGGAAATGAATTGACAGAACTCGTCATTCAAGAACGCATCAACGGACAGGAATATGTTGTTGATACTGTTTCATGTGATGGAGTTCATCGAGTAACCCTAGTTTGGAAATACAATAAGATTAAAACCCCCGAAGGCGGAAATATATATGATTATGATATAACTGTTAATGAATTGGGAATCGGTGAGGCAGAACTTGTTGAGTATGCATATGACGTTGCTGACGCCTTAGGAATCAAATACGGCCCAGTCCATGGCGAATACATGGTCGATGAAAAGGGACCTGTCCTGATTGAAGTGAACTGCCGCCCACACGGGAGCAGCATGGATGCAAAATTCTTGGACATGATTTCAGGCCAGCACGAAACCGACAGCTCACTTGATTCCTATCTGAATCCTGAAAAATTCAATCTGGAGCGTTTGAAGGGCTATCACCCATTTGCCCAGGGAGTTGTAAAGAGCTTCATTGTACCAAAGGATCTGATTGCCAAATCATCCCCAATGGATTCATTAGGTATTAATCTGAAAAGCGTCTATAAGACAGACGTTTCGATTAAAAAACCTCAAGCATTCCACAAGACCCAGGATTTGGAAACCATAGGCGGAACTGTTTATTTGGTTCATGAAGATCCACTTCAAGTTCAAAAGGATGTTGACTTTTTAAGAAATGTTGAAAAAAGGGCTTTCCAATTGGTTTTAAGTGAGGAATTGCATGAAAATGTGGATATTGATGAAGAAAAAATTAAAAATGACACTGCTTCATTGATAAATGACATCAAACCTTACGGAACATGCCTTTTAGTCACTGAAGACATATATGATGATTTAGATTTATCCCAGGTCACAGAAGAAAACTTAGACGATGTCAAAGGAAAATTTAACTGCGTGGTAATAAACCTGAACAGAAGCCTTGTCAATAAAAAAGATGATGAAATTGCGCGATTATTCTTAAATATATTGGATAAGGTCAAATTTGGCGGATTAGTTTTTATTCCAAAAACAACCTATGACTATATGCCTAATTCCAGATTAGGTGCAGAAGCGCTTGTTAAAGTATTGGATTTTAAAATAGAAATGCCGTTACATAAATTAAATAGAATGATTATCGCATCAAGAATATAA